The sequence taacagccctggctgtcctggaactctgtagaccaggctggccttgaactcgcagaccCGCCTGCCTATTTACCCCCAGCCTCCTGCTGTTTTCCTCTGCACTTCCTGGTCCCAGGAAGAACTAGAGGCAGATTCAAGTACTTAGCACTTGTACACACCTTGTCTGCCACTCCAAGGACCTGGGATGATGTTGGCTGCATTTCTTGTCTCTGATAGTGACCGAACACTTGGCAGAAACAATGTAGGGAGgaagggttcattttggctcTTGGTTTCAGAGTTCCATCCATTGtagcgcgtgcgtgcgtgcgtgcgtgcgtgcgtgcgtgcgtgcgtgcgtgcgtatggCATGCCAGAGCTCTTCACACTGTGGCTGCCAGGAAGCACAGGGAACTGAGGGCATTctgctgcctttctccttcctcgcTTTTCTTACATTAGTCTAGACCCACGTGTGGGGTGGATCTGTTTGCCTGGTTAATGCTCTCTAGCAGTACCCTCACAGACGTACCTTGAAGCATACCTAACCAGTCTCCTAGGCAGTTCTAAACCCAGGCTAGCTGACAGAGAGGACGAACCGTTGCAGGCACCTTGACAGGACACAGGCAGCTGTAGGAATCTGAAGGAGTGGACAGGCAGGTGACTAGAGCTGAAGATGCCCCCACAGGTGGGCACAGGCTGCGGGGTAGGAGAGCAGCCACCAGATGGGGACAGGGATCTCTGGTGGTGTCTTCTGGTTGTAAAATAGACCTCCTTTTCTGTGCTAGCCAGACCCCGAGAGGCTAGCACAGGCTCGGGGTCGGGGACCCCGGTGGAGACTCCAGATTCCTCCTGGCTGTGCTGCAGGGTCAGGCAGTGTCCAGAGTGTGGCAGTGTCCATGGAAGAGCCAAGGTGGACACAGCAGGCACTCAGTCTTCTGTGAAGGTGCCCGTCACGTGTGACTGTGTGTTTTTAGTGACTGGCATGGAGCTTCTAATTCAGTTTAAAGGAAAATGCCAAAGATGTACCAGGAAATCCTGCCTCACAGCCGTAGAGGCCTGTGGGGAAGAAAACAGGCAGGAAGCAAAACAGACCCCACCCCAACCCGTGCCTCACGCATCTTCTCACCTGGAGCTGGGCGCTAGCTTCCTGACCTGGAGCCTCCTGGGTCTGAGTCCATTTTCCTGTCCCCGTAGGTGCAATAACCGAACCCAGTGTGTGGTGGTGGCCGGCTCCGACGCCTTTCCTGACCCCTGTCCTGGAACCTACAAGTACCTGGAGGTGCAGTACGACTGTGTCCCTTACAGTGAGTCATCTTGTTCCTCATGCTGGCTCGGGCCCTTCCCCCACAGAGCAAGGAGCCTGGCGGCACACCTTGATCcagcacacgtgtgcacacatccATGGGGCTGGGCACAGACAGACGCTAGCAGGCTCGCTCCCACTTTTGACACATTCTTCTCACAGACACTTGCCACATTGGGTGGCTGCTTTCCCACACAGATGTGTCCCCTCCTGTAGGGTATCATCAGTTCTAGTCACCTGCCCATTCCTGATCCTTCACATGTCCTTCACTTGCTAAAGCCCTCCCAGCCACACACCTGCAGCATGCTGGCCTCTCTCTCTGGCCTTCCAATTGCGCTCCCACTCTCCTGTTTCACACCCTTTCTCCTCCTGACCATGGACACACCTGATCTTTCTCCACAcaccccctcctgccccttccaCATCATGAAAGCCAAAGACATCTTCCCAGGTTCCTAACTATTGGTTGGTTTATCGCTTACCCTGAGAACACTTCCTATCTGCAAAGGAAGTACTGCCATGTTGGAATGACAGTGCCCCCAAGAAGATGATTTTGGGGAGCCAAGAGCCTGACTCGCTTACATCTGACTGAGGGGCAGGTAGACAGGGTCGCTCACCCCAGCACCTGCCCCTGGCATCACCAATCTcctgcccacccctccctccatctccctctgtcctctcccCTGCCTTCACATAGCCAGCCCGGAGGTAGGGAGGACCTCTGGGCcaaaggggaggaggcaggaccaTCGGGGGGTCCAAATGAGGGGGCAGGGGAGCAGGAGAccgcctaactctgcctcctctcccctcctaccCGGCTTTCCCCGCCCCACCCCTCCAACCTTTGATTTCTCCTTGCAGGTGAAGCTGGGAGGATGGGCGAACAGGATCACTCACTGCTTCTGTAACTTTCTCCTTTTAGTCTCCGTCCTTTCCTTTCAGCACCGCCTGAGGCTGCCTTCCACCGCCTGAGGGGGATGCCCGGCTGCTCCCCGAAGcctccccacagcactggggacACTGCCCACCCGCAGCTGGGGcagcagggagggaggtgggaagtGACGTGTGTCTAGGACAGAGGGCTGGGCAGGTGGCGTGAGGCTCAGCTGTGGCTCCTGACTTGTCTGGCTCTGAAACCTGCAGCAAATGACTTAAAATCTCTCCGGGTGCTGCAGACGGAGGCGTGAGTCCTGGAGACCGGGAGTGACAAGCACTCAGCCCTGCGGCCAGAGTGCTCCCAGGAGCACAGCCCCGAAGGCAGAGGCCGCGACTTCACCCCCCAGCGCCCAGCCCCGAGCCTGGTCCAAGATGTGCTCAGTGATGGTACGGACGCTCTTTCCCGCCACCTGAGCCTCGTAACTCCTctgtgatgggggaggggtgcttCGAGGAATAGCGGCAGCCTGGGACCCAAGCTGCTTTGTGCCCGGGCCACAGGTTCTAAGGGGGTGGCAGCTGCATGGCCCCCTCTGTGTGGCTTCacttctctgaacctcagtttccccagctgtaGACAGGGTCCTGGAAGGCCTGGCTGCAGGGGCCTGCACTGTTCCCGCGCCCTCATGAGCACTGGTTGCAGTCACTGTGGCTACACTTCACTTCTAATCAGTAACGATTAACGTCATGGTCATTGGAATAGCAACATATAATAAACAATTCTCTAGAACAGACAGGACACGAGGCTGGAAAAGTCCCTGGTCCAGGTTCAAAGGTCAAACCAAGATACGAGAAAAAAGAAGAGGCCCCAGGTCCTGAGATGGAGCGTAGAGACCTAGAGCCAGGCCCCTTGTGTGTCCAGGAGCACAACCCAGAAAGATGGCCGTGGGGTTGAAGTGGTGTAGGGCAGGGGATGGCAGCCTTAGACTGAGGAGAACGCAAACCTGACTGAGCCTTGCAGACTGTGCCCATGCACAGGGTGGAGGTCATGGGCAGGGCTAGCCACAGGTGCTCCTGGTCAGGCAGAGCTAGTCGGCCCAGGTAAACTATCCCCTGGACCCCCAGAGAATCGGGGCTCAGGAATAACTAAAGAAGAATCCAGACACGTGCTTCATGACTTTCCCTGAGcatatcctgagtgctgggtcctGGGCAAGGCGCTGGGGAGCCAGGCAGAGACCCTGCAAAACCCAACAGGGTGCCTGGCGGGGATCAGTCTGGTCAGCCACAGGGCCCTGGGCTTCAGAGGCTGGGGTGACCCCAGTGCTGGTgaagggggcagggtggggggcagggatcCCACAGTTGGGGGATCACTGGAGTGTGGAAACCCCAGACATTGGACTAACACTGGATTTGCTTTGCAGCTGAGCACAGCCtaactctcccttcctccccaggtgCCACCCGTGCGTCATCAAGGGCGGTGGGCAGGGCAGGGTGCAGCTAGGGCTCCTGGGCCCTTGGTGGAGTGGGCAGAGCAGCTGAAccttgagcccccccccccccccccgggagtgTAGGAGCCTGTCTGCCACAATCTGTCCAGCCCAGTCTGTGTCCTCCAATTCTGTGCCTCTTGTCTCCCTACCCTGGCTCTGTCCGAGGCCAGgggcgcctgcctgcctgcctgcctctgttgttCTGTGTCTGGCTCTACTGCCCTCTCTGTGCGTTCCGGGGGTCCGGAGGGCTTAGGGGAACACAGCTGGACTCAGGTGGGGCCTACTCAGCAGGGAAGGGGCTCAGCCTGTGCTCCCGGCTGGGAGGGGTACCCAGGCCCCAGAGACACTAAACCCCTTCCCTCGGCCCCTGGTTCTAGCAGGGGTTAGCACACAGGGTGGAGAGGACCCTGCGGTTCCTAGATCCCCGCCGCCTGGCGTCACCCTAGCCAGAGTTCAGCTCCTAGCTGGGGATCCTCCACACCGGGCCCTCCCGCCTGAGGGCCCTGTCGACCTGCCTGTCTGTACCATACCAGTCTTCTCGTCTCTTCCCTCGCGTGTGTCTCCCCTGTCCCTTCTCACTGTCTCCTCAGCACCCTCttaccccatcccacccccagaAAAAGGgacgtgggggtgggggctgagatGATGTTACGGAAGGGGTTGGGAAAGCggaggaaaggcaggaagagggggCGTGTGGCCAGAAAAGAAACGAAAGcgatttaatcttttttttctcttttttttcttgcacatttttttcaatttgttttctctctctcttccgaTGCTTAAAGTAGAAGTGGAGCAGAAAGGTAAACGCACTGTCACCACCACTGCCGACCCCAACTCACACTTCGTCCACTGTCCATACTCATGTggccccccctcccacccttcttctccccccccacTCGGTCCAGGGATCCCTGCCCCGGTGCCCTCCCAGCACAGCTGGGCCGGGCCTGGTGCTGCAGCACCATCAAGGCCAAGGCCATGGCCATGGGCTTCTCCACCCTCCAGATACTCACCGAAGCTCCTCTCTGAGCCTGGGCAAGACACTCACCCCACACcgccacctctccctctctctctctctctctctctctttctctctttccctctctctctctctttctctctctctctctctctctctctctctctctctctctctccctccctccctccctccctctctccctcccccctctcctcacttctctctctacctcttctGGTCCCTGGTCCCTACAGGGCACCTGACCTCATCTCTCATTTCTTTTGCCTTCCTTAGGAGAAATGTGTAAGCATCCAGgcgggtggggagggagggactccCCAGCTTCCACAGGCACCGCTAgaggcctctctgtctctcctgccctccctcttcccctctcccctcctctttctcctttcctgtcccCTTGTACCTTTTGCAAAGTGTTTCTGGTAGAGGGTGGTGGGATGGAGGGACACTCTTTCCTTTGGGGaccagatttctcctctctctctggctcctggtgGCCTAACTTCCTCTGGTTTGGCGTTTCCAAGGCCCAGAGCTGTTGTGGAGCACAGAGAACAAGTCTCCTCACCCTCCACCCTTTCTGACCAGCCGGGTCCAGTCCTGGGGAGGGTTGTCAGCCATCCCAAGCCCCGGGGAGGGGGCAGCCTGCCAAAGCCCTGGGTGGGTGGGGCGGGCCTCCTGGGTGGGCGGGGCGGCTCTGTCTGGCACCCCTGCGAAGAAGCTGCAGTCAGGGTTTTCTTCCGGGCTGGTGTGGGAGGGGGccagggagggggcggggccacaGGCTTGCTCTGGGGACTTCCACAGGCCCCGTAATTTCTTGCAGGGAGCCCCATGGTAGTAGGTGTGGCTGTCTATTATGGGCTAGGGAGTGGAGGGTGACTGGCTAGTGGTAAGGCAGCAGGAAGCAATGGACAAACAATGACAGGGCCCTTCAGGGTCCCTTTCGCCTTGAAATTACGGTGGTCTGTGGAGGGCCCCTGCCGGGGAGGTGGGCGGGGTCCCTCTgagctgctcccctcccctctccttcccgcCTTGCCCATCTCAGAGGCCTGGGCACCCTCTCCCTTGCTCTCCTCAGTCAGCCCTGCACCGGCCACTCTTCTTGCAGGCTTGGAACTACGGCACTGGATCTCCTCTCTGGGTCGgcctgggggagggaagagatgtGGGGAGCTGGGTGCTGAGGTGGGGTCCTTGCTGCCCAGGGCCCCTGCAGacccttcctcatctcctccccttcctcgGGATGACCTCTAACTGTGTTTTTCCTCCCTGGTACCCTCTGACCAGCTCAGGCCCTCGTCATGAGCACACACCCCTGGCAGGGGTTTTTATGGGGTAGAGGGACCTGGGGAACAGAAAAAAAGGGTGGGGGCCAGGTAGTCTGGTCAGAGGGTACAGACATAACTGATGGGAATGCCAGGGCTTAGAGCCCAGGGTTAACTCATGCTAACAAGGCGGTGCTGCTGACGCCTTGGGCTTAGGGACCTAAAGCCAAGCTGCCctagtgcaggggtggggggcactACAGATTGTCCCCCTCTTCTAACCAAGTTAGCCTGCTGATGAGCCAGGCTAGAAATAGGCACTAGGCCTGGCTCCTACCCAAAGGTCCCTCACTACTGAAGCTGCCCACCATGCTGGTGCCAAGTCGTCCCAGCCCTCCCTGTGCCCCTGGGGCTAGCTGCTTTGGTGATGGACCAAGCAGGAGCAGAGAATTCACCAtagacccacaaacacacaccctaCAGCCCTGGCCTGCCTGTGGGTTCTGTCATGGAGAAATGAGAGGAGGTGCCAGCCCTCCTGAAGGGAAGGGCGTCAGTCCCACAGtgctgagggaagaggagagggtgggCCACACTGAGCTGCTGGATCGCTAGGGTAGGCTAGGAACAGGTGGTGCTGGGCTGTGAGGGGCAAGGGTGGGCAGGCCAGTGGTGCCAACGAGATGCAGTTGAGGTTTTCCTCTTTtcagggaatgggggggtggggcggggcccCCCACCTTTCTGACATCAGCGCTGCCTTGGTCCCTCCTCCCGAGCCGGGGATGGTCACAGGTAAATCGGGGTCcggggcaggggaggtggggggctggCTGGGGTGGGCGGGGCTTTATCCTAGCACCTGGCCCCTCCCTTGCCCCCTCCGAGCTGGACCTGGGACTGCCCCGAAGGGACTCTCAGTCGGGCCTGGGCCTTGGAGTGAATTCTCTGCTCACCCCCTCTCTCCTCGCCAGCACTAAccctctcttcccaggtggtCTCCAGAACGTCTCCTTTGGAGCCAGGACTTGTGGACACCCCCTCcttgtctctcttccctctgcGCAGCTCCCCGCCCCAAGTGTCCCGGGAGTCCTGTCTTTCTCCATGCCCCCCCTCCACCCTTGTACACCAGTGTCCATGTGCGCTTCTGGACCTGACCCCACCAGAGAccctgctggctggggcagaGCTGGACTTCTCCCTGGCCTAACCTGGGGGCcgcttccctccatcccttcctcccctaCCTACTTGACGGGCACCAGCTGGGGGGAGCCCAGACAGCAGCAGGGACCTGAGGAGAGAATAGACAGCTCTAAGCCTCCCTGCCAGAGTGGGTGTGGAAACATCACTCTACCTTGCAGCTTTTTGAGGAAGAaagtgaagttttttttaaaaagtccatcCCTGCGTGGTTGGTGAAGGATGGGATCCCAGCCCCTAGTTCTTccacagaggcagagaagggaggccAGGGTGCTGATACCCGAACCTTGAGGCTAGCCTCTGCTACAGCAGGggtccccacctcccacccccttgAGCCCAGTCTGGGAGAGCTCTGGCCGAGTCCTTCGTCCCCAGCCTGTGGGGTCTCTCGCAgccaaggaagggaagagagcacCACCTCCCCACACTAACCCTGCTCTTGATGGTCTCCAGGggtcacagctccagggagaggGACAGCTGGGCAGGGCGGGACTCCCCACCCACAAACCCCCTTCCCATCACCAGCCCGACCAAGCAACCATGACTGCAGCAGCAGGAGGGACAGCATGGTTTCCTCCCCCCGCCGTGTGACCAActtgcctctctctcccctctctccttgcctctgctcctccccacctcctccctgccTACCTACCCACCCGGCCCAGTCTTCGTGTGCCCAGGGACCCTGCAGAAGGTGCTGGAGCCCACCTCCACACATGAGTCAGAGCACCAGTCTGGTGCATGGTGTAAGGATCCGCTGCAGGCAGGTGACCGTATCTACGTCATGCCCTGGATACCCTACCGCACAGACACACTGACTGAATATGCCTCATGGGAGGACTATGTGGCTGCACGCCACACTACCACATACCGACTGCCCAACCGTGTGGATGGCACCGGCTTCGTAGTCTACGATGGCGCAGTCTTTTACAACAAGGAGCGCACGCGCAACATCGTCAAGTATGACCTGCGGACCCGCATCAAGAGCGGTGAGACAGTCATCAACACAGCCAACTACCATGACACCTCGCCTTATCGCTGGGGAGGCAAGACCGACATTGACCTGGCGGTGGATGAGAACGGGCTATGGGTCATCTATGCCACCGAGGGCAACAACGGGCGCCTGGTGGTGAGCCAGCTCAACCCCTACACACTACGCTTCGAGGGCACATGGGAAACAGGCTACGATAAGCGCTCGGCCTCCAACGCCTTCATGGTCTGCGGAGTCCTTTATGTGCTGCGCTCAGTGTACGTGGATGACGACAGTGAGGCGGCCGGCAACCGCGTGGACTACGCCTTCAACACCAATGCAAACCGCGAGGAGCCGGTCAGTCTCGCCTTCCCCAACCCCTACCAGTTTGTGTCCTCCGTCGACTACAACCCCCGGGACAACCAGCTGTACGTGTGGAACAACTATTTTGTGGTGCGCTACAGCCTGGAGTTTGGACCCCCAGACCCCAGTGCTGGTGAGGATGGGTTTTGAGGGGTGTGGGCCTCTTAGCGTCTCTCACTCCTTGACACCAGGATGTAGGCTCACTGTACGCTGCTGAGGACTGGGAGGTAAAGCAAATCATAGCTCGTGGCACACGCTGTCCTCACTCATCGCCATTGCTCCTTCGGGGTGTGCCTGTCATCTTAGGGGCATGAGGTTCATTGCACTGTTTTACAGGCGAAACCCGTGCACTGTGTGGCTGAGGGATTATTCTGGGCTCTACCCAGTGACCTGTGCGGCCTGGGCACAGTAGTTTGGGGTAGTTTAGAGGGATGCAGAATCAGACACTTGCTGTGTTCTCATTTTAACGCCAGCTGATGTTCCTATCGCTAACCTAGAGCATCCCCAGAACTCTGGAGAGGGGGAGTTGGGCACCCAGGTTCCAGACCCCACAATCAAGTGTGTCACAGATGAGAGGTGATTACATTTTGAGACACTTTGACACACATGtccatcccagctctgggagagACACCTTCTGGTGCATAGCAGTTCATTTTCACCCTCTCTGAGTATATGGTCTGATGAACGTAGCGTGCCTCTGAGCACAAAGGCCAGGGACAGGACAGCTTTCCACTTCAGTGGGCAAGGAGGATGCCAAGGTGCCAAGGGGCCCTGTGCTCAGGCACGTTGGTGGGCCTTAGGCATGGGTGTGACCCTGTCCTGTCCCTTTTACCTTCCAGGCCCGGCCACCTCCCCACCTCTCAGTACCACCACCACAGCTCGGCCCACACCCCTCACCAGCACAGCCTCGCCTGCAGCCACCACCCCACTCCGCCGGGCACCCCTCACCACACACCCAGTGGGTGCCATTAACCAGCTGGGACCTGACCTGCCTCCAGCCACagccccagcacccagcacccggAGGCCTCCAGCCCCCAATCTGCATGTGTCTCCTGAGCTCTTCTGTGAACCCCGAGAGGTCCGGCGGGTCCAGTGGCCAGCTACCCAACAGGGCATGCTGGTGGAGAGGCCTTGCCCCAAGGGCACTCGAGGTGAGTGCTGGGAGACTCGCAGCTTAGCCATACAGGTGCTGTCTGCGGCCTAGCACCCAGGGAGCTGTAGGCAGTCCGGCCACCTGCGTCAGACTAAAGGAGCAAAGCCAGGACAGATGTGGGACTGATAAGCAGCCCAGGTGCCCTGGGGGTTCCAGGCAAGGTTGAAAGAGGCTTAGTGGAGAAAACCTTCCATCTTGGATCTTGCCTAGGAGGTTCTAACTCTGCGAGGCTTGGGCGGgctgctttgtgccttttcccaAGTGTCCCTCTCCTTCTCATCCTCTGCTCTGTCGTCTCCCTCCTTCCTTGGCCCCTCTTCGTCTCCTCCCCTTTGACTTTCTTGTCTGTCTCTACAGGAATTGCCTCATTCCAGTGTCTCCCTGCTCTGGGACTCTGGAACCCTCGGGGCCCTGACCTCAGCAACTGCACCTCTCCCTGGGTCAACCAAGTAGCCCAGAAGGTACCAGTAACTGCTGCCCTTACAGGCAGCCATCCAGTGTCCAGGGTCAGCAGTGGAGGAAAGAGCTTGGGAGACACAAGGGGTCTCCTGTTGCCCAACCCTTGCGTGGGAGGGGCCAGCAGAGGGAGAGGGCCTAGGCAGGTGGGGCGTGTGAAAAGGGCgtggagggcagggcaggccaGTGCCCAGCAGACCTGAGGCCCCATCCTCCCTGCCTCACACAGATTAAGAGTGGAGAGAACGCAGCCAACATCGCCAGTGAGCTGGCTCGGCACACGCGGGGCTCCATCTATGCCGGGGACGTGTCCTCGTCGGTGAAGCTGATGGAGCAGCTGCTGGACATCCTGGATGCCCAGCTCCAGGCCCTCCGGCCCATTGAGCGCGAGTCAGCTGGCAAGAACTACAATAAGGTAGGCACCTGTACCTGCTGCCACCCCACAGTGACCAGTGAGGGACACCAGACCCCGGGGGCTGCTGGGCTTCACTTGCTGCGCTGCCTTGAGTAGTCCTCAGAGGTGGGGTTCCTCTGGGAGAGAGAGCACTGTGGCGGGGAACAGTGCTTGGAGtccccacctgtctctacctccatctctgtctctagaTGCACAAGCGAGAGAGGACCTGCAAGGATTATATCAAGGTGAGCTCAGTGGGGTACAGTTGGCGGGAATGAGGGGACGGGAGAGGAGAGGACATCAAGACTGCCCCAGGGAACTAAAGAATGTGGAGGACTCGTGTGTATCGTCCCTGCTACACACAGGCTGTGGTAGAGACAGTGGACAACCTGCTCCGGCCAGAGGCACTTGAGTCCTGGAAAGACATGAATGCCACAGAACAGGTGCACACAGCCACCATGCTCCTAGATGTCCTGGAGGAGGGGGCCTTCCTGCTGGCCGACAATGTCAGGGAACCCGCTCGCTTCTTGGCTGCCAAGCAGAATGTGGGTGAGTACCTCAGTCACCCCAGGACCCGATTCCTGGGCCTGTGATTTTGCTGCAGGCCTCATGGCATAGCATGAACCCTGTCTGGGGATAGACACTGATAGCATGCCCTTTCTGCCCCTGTCCCCACAGTCCTGGAGGTGACTGTCCTGAACACAGAGGGTCAAGTGCAAGAGTTGGTGTTCCCCCAGGAGTACCCCAGCGAGAACTCGATCCAGCTGTCCGCCAACACCATCAAGCAGAATAGCCGCAACGGTTAGTGTCCCGTGGAGTTTGTCCGAAAGCATGTGCGCACTGCCCACTTGGCACCTTGACCTTGACTTTGTGGAACACTTCGGGCGTGTCTTTTAATCACGGTTTATCTGCCACTGGTATGGAATCCCAAAGCCCTGCGGAGGCCTGGGTTTGCAGGGGGAGCCCTAGCTCTAGAAGTCATTGTACCATTTGAGGCTGAGATACAGAGAGGCTAGGGAATCTGCCCAGGGTCCCACAGGAAGTAAAAGTGGGTCAGAGAGCAGCCTGTACTGTATGTCCTGGCCACTGCTGGACAGTGGCCTTGTGGAAATGGCTTCTGAGTGGGACACTGCCCACTCTCAGTGTGTCTGAGAGCCATGGAGCCCAGAGGGAAGTGTGTGCCCGAGGATAGCCACTCTATCTCCCTGTGCCCATCTTCCTAAGGTGTGGTCAAGGTTGTCTTCATCCTCTACAACAACTTGGGCCTATTCTTGTCCACGGAGAATGCCACAGTGAAGCTGGCGGGCGAGGCAGGGACTGGTGGCCCTGGAGGTGCCTCCCTGGTGGTGAACTCACAGGTCATTGCAGCATCCATTAATAAGGAATCCAGCCGAGTCTTCCTCATGGACCCTGTCATCTTTACTGTGGCCCACTTGGAGGTGAGCTCAGGTGTACCCTTCCCTCCCTGGAGGTCCCAGCATCCTCTGTTTCTGGGCTGCATATCCCCCACCATGTGTTCACCCACCTGAGAGTAAGTTTCAGCTTCCCTGCTTCAGCTTGGACCATATGTCCAACAGAGCTGGTGGTCACCTCGGGCCCCGGGCACTTGTCACACCTGTCACTGTCCCCGTAGCTGGTTTGAGGACAGGAATAGCACTTTGCAGTCCTGACACCCTGTCCACCATATAACAGGCCAAGAACCACTTCAATGCAAACTGCTCCTTCTGGAACTACTCAGAGCGCTCCATGCTGGGCTACTGGTCAACCCAGGGCTGCCGCCTGGTGGAGTCCAATAAGACCCATACCACATGTGCCTGCAGCCACCTCACCAACTTCGCAGTGCTCATGGCTCACCGAGAGATCGTAAGCTGCCCGGCGCTCTGTGGCTCTGGGCGGGCCTGCTCGCTGCTGGCCTGGCTTTGCATGGCATCCTAGAGAGCACACGGCATGGGCGATGCCTACGAGGCCAGCTTGTGGGCATGGGGGGCCCCCAGTCTTGCCTGGGGCATGAGGCCTTGCATCTGGCTCCCTCTGGCCCTGAGGCACTCTGGAGAAGCCAGCTGTCATTTCTCCACAAGCCTTCCAGAGCATGAGGAATTGAGCCGCTCTGTCCGCACGGGGGGCGGGGGCCAGCTTGGTGGCTGGGTGGGTAGCACTGGAGGGCCTTGTGGCCCACAGCCTTGCCTGGGTCCTTAGCTGCAGCTGTCACCTAGCCAGGCCCTGAGTGCCTCCCTACTCCTGTCCCCAGTACCAGGGCCGCATCAATGAGCTGCTGCTGTCAGTCATCACCTGGGTTGGCATCGTCATCTCCCTGGTCTGTCTGGCCATCTGCATCTCCACCTTCTGCTTCCTGCGTGGCCTGCAGACTGACCGCAACACCATCCACAAAAACCTCTGCATCAACCTCTTCCTTGCGGAGCTGCTCTTCCTGGTTGGGATAGACAAGACTCAGTACGAGGTGAGCCCGACCTGGGGCCGGGGCCAGGCAGCGGGAGGGCCACGCCGCGGTAGACCAGCCTCTTACTGATGTGCTCTCCAGGTCGCCTGTCCCATCTTTGCGGGCCTGCTGCACTACTTTTTCCTGGCCGCCTTCTCCTGGCT is a genomic window of Peromyscus maniculatus bairdii isolate BWxNUB_F1_BW_parent chromosome 5, HU_Pman_BW_mat_3.1, whole genome shotgun sequence containing:
- the Adgrl1 gene encoding adhesion G protein-coupled receptor L1 isoform X3; this translates as MCSVMGMGGWGGAPHLSDISAALVPPPEPGMVTVFVCPGTLQKVLEPTSTHESEHQSGAWCKDPLQAGDRIYVMPWIPYRTDTLTEYASWEDYVAARHTTTYRLPNRVDGTGFVVYDGAVFYNKERTRNIVKYDLRTRIKSGETVINTANYHDTSPYRWGGKTDIDLAVDENGLWVIYATEGNNGRLVVSQLNPYTLRFEGTWETGYDKRSASNAFMVCGVLYVLRSVYVDDDSEAAGNRVDYAFNTNANREEPVSLAFPNPYQFVSSVDYNPRDNQLYVWNNYFVVRYSLEFGPPDPSAGPATSPPLSTTTTARPTPLTSTASPAATTPLRRAPLTTHPVGAINQLGPDLPPATAPAPSTRRPPAPNLHVSPELFCEPREVRRVQWPATQQGMLVERPCPKGTRGIASFQCLPALGLWNPRGPDLSNCTSPWVNQVAQKIKSGENAANIASELARHTRGSIYAGDVSSSVKLMEQLLDILDAQLQALRPIERESAGKNYNKMHKRERTCKDYIKAVVETVDNLLRPEALESWKDMNATEQVHTATMLLDVLEEGAFLLADNVREPARFLAAKQNVVLEVTVLNTEGQVQELVFPQEYPSENSIQLSANTIKQNSRNGVVKVVFILYNNLGLFLSTENATVKLAGEAGTGGPGGASLVVNSQVIAASINKESSRVFLMDPVIFTVAHLEAKNHFNANCSFWNYSERSMLGYWSTQGCRLVESNKTHTTCACSHLTNFAVLMAHREIYQGRINELLLSVITWVGIVISLVCLAICISTFCFLRGLQTDRNTIHKNLCINLFLAELLFLVGIDKTQYEVACPIFAGLLHYFFLAAFSWLCLEGVHLYLLLVEVFESEYSRTKYYYLGGYCFPALVVGIAAAIDYRSYGTEKACWLRVDNYFIWSFIGPVSFVIVVNLVFLMVTLHKMVRSSSVLKPDSSRLDNIKSWALGAIALLFLLGLTWAFGLLFINKESVVMAYLFTTFNAFQGVFIFVFHCALQKKVHKEYSKCLRHSYCCIRSPPGGAHGSLKTSAMRSNTRYYTGTQSRIRRMWNDTVRKQTESSFMAGDINSTPTLNRGTMGNHLLTNPVLQPRGGTSPYNTLIAESVGFNPSSPPVFNSPGSYREPKHPLGGREACGMDTLPLNGNFNNSYSLRSGDFPPGDGGPEPPRGRNLADAAAFEKMIISELVHNNLRGASGGAKGPPPEPPVPPVPGVSEDEAGGPGGADRAEIELLYKALEEPLLLPRAQSVLYQSDLDESESCTAEDGATSRPLSSPPGRDSLYASGANLRDSPSYPDSSPEGPSEALPPPPPAPPGPPEIYYTSRPPALVARNPLQGYYQVRRPSHEGYLAAPSLEGPGPDGDGQMQLVTSL
- the Adgrl1 gene encoding adhesion G protein-coupled receptor L1 isoform X4 translates to MPWIPYRTDTLTEYASWEDYVAARHTTTYRLPNRVDGTGFVVYDGAVFYNKERTRNIVKYDLRTRIKSGETVINTANYHDTSPYRWGGKTDIDLAVDENGLWVIYATEGNNGRLVVSQLNPYTLRFEGTWETGYDKRSASNAFMVCGVLYVLRSVYVDDDSEAAGNRVDYAFNTNANREEPVSLAFPNPYQFVSSVDYNPRDNQLYVWNNYFVVRYSLEFGPPDPSAGPATSPPLSTTTTARPTPLTSTASPAATTPLRRAPLTTHPVGAINQLGPDLPPATAPAPSTRRPPAPNLHVSPELFCEPREVRRVQWPATQQGMLVERPCPKGTRGIASFQCLPALGLWNPRGPDLSNCTSPWVNQVAQKIKSGENAANIASELARHTRGSIYAGDVSSSVKLMEQLLDILDAQLQALRPIERESAGKNYNKMHKRERTCKDYIKAVVETVDNLLRPEALESWKDMNATEQVHTATMLLDVLEEGAFLLADNVREPARFLAAKQNVVLEVTVLNTEGQVQELVFPQEYPSENSIQLSANTIKQNSRNGVVKVVFILYNNLGLFLSTENATVKLAGEAGTGGPGGASLVVNSQVIAASINKESSRVFLMDPVIFTVAHLEAKNHFNANCSFWNYSERSMLGYWSTQGCRLVESNKTHTTCACSHLTNFAVLMAHREIYQGRINELLLSVITWVGIVISLVCLAICISTFCFLRGLQTDRNTIHKNLCINLFLAELLFLVGIDKTQYEVACPIFAGLLHYFFLAAFSWLCLEGVHLYLLLVEVFESEYSRTKYYYLGGYCFPALVVGIAAAIDYRSYGTEKACWLRVDNYFIWSFIGPVSFVIVVNLVFLMVTLHKMVRSSSVLKPDSSRLDNIKSWALGAIALLFLLGLTWAFGLLFINKESVVMAYLFTTFNAFQGVFIFVFHCALQKKVHKEYSKCLRHSYCCIRSPPGGAHGSLKTSAMRSNTRYYTGTQSRIRRMWNDTVRKQTESSFMAGDINSTPTLNRGTMGNHLLTNPVLQPRGGTSPYNTLIAESVGFNPSSPPVFNSPGSYREPKHPLGGREACGMDTLPLNGNFNNSYSLRSGDFPPGDGGPEPPRGRNLADAAAFEKMIISELVHNNLRGASGGAKGPPPEPPVPPVPGVSEDEAGGPGGADRAEIELLYKALEEPLLLPRAQSVLYQSDLDESESCTAEDGATSRPLSSPPGRDSLYASGANLRDSPSYPDSSPEGPSEALPPPPPAPPGPPEIYYTSRPPALVARNPLQGYYQVRRPSHEGYLAAPSLEGPGPDGDGQMQLVTSL